The Papaver somniferum cultivar HN1 chromosome 6, ASM357369v1, whole genome shotgun sequence genome segment GCGAGCACTTCCAAATTTCAGGTACACAATACGAAATCTCGTCTCTCTTTCTCTCCTAAAACCCTAAGAGATATTTTTTCTAGATTAGAGATGGAAATAGATCATTATGTGATTCTAGGGTTACcatcaggagaagaaggggcaaAATTAACTGATGAGAGAATTGGAAAAGCATATAGAACAAAAGCCCTAGAATTACATCCAGATAAAAACCGCAATGATCCTAATGCAAATACTAAATTTCTAAAACTCAAAGAATCTTACTTAATCCTTAAAGATGAAAAAGCTCGTAAAGCTTTCGATGATTTATTACGGGTGAAACGTGATCAACAACAACGCCAATCACAATATGATTCAAAAAAACGTAAGATGATGGCTGATCTTGATGAGAGAGAGCGTTCTTCTTTTGCTCCTGATCGTACTAGACAAGAGAGAGAcaatgaagagagaattgctaGGGTTTTTAAAGAAGAATGTGATAGAATTAGAGCAATGCACGCTAAGAAAGCAGGCGCAGGGACGCCTAAGGTGAATGCTGATTTTGGAACGTCTGGTACGAATGGGGAGAGTGCAGGGAATGGGGCCAGTTTGGATCCAAGTAAAGCTTTGAAGGTTACTTGGGAAGGTGGAGTTGAAGATTATAGTGCTCAGAGGTTGAGAGAATTGTTTGGGGAGTTTGGAGATGTTGAAGACATTGTGATTAGatctcaaaagaagaagaagaaaattgggtCTGCTCTTGTTGTCATGGCTTCTGCAGATGCTGCAGTAAGTATTCGATTGTTGAATTTTggtttgttagttttttttttatcttaaattGGATAGTTTTTGTTTAA includes the following:
- the LOC113289019 gene encoding dnaJ homolog subfamily C member 17; its protein translation is MEIDHYVILGLPSGEEGAKLTDERIGKAYRTKALELHPDKNRNDPNANTKFLKLKESYLILKDEKARKAFDDLLRVKRDQQQRQSQYDSKKRKMMADLDERERSSFAPDRTRQERDNEERIARVFKEECDRIRAMHAKKAGAGTPKVNADFGTSGTNGESAGNGASLDPSKALKVTWEGGVEDYSAQRLRELFGEFGDVEDIVIRSQKKKKKIGSALVVMASADAAVAALKGVCGDLSNPLLVLPLQKTGQSEFSNVSPFKKFEEPVEPIMINLVGAGHQAKEDSILEKLRKKAAEKKSENNGNAAV